In Acidimicrobiales bacterium, the genomic stretch AACCTGCTGGACGACCTCGGCCTCGGTCTCGCAGACGGCACAGATGGGCTGGCGGAAGATGGTGATCCGGTCGGGCATGACCATGCCGGAATAGCCCGAGGCGCGCTGGGTGAGGGGAATGCCTTCGTACAGCCCGAGCAGGTTGCCCCGGCGCGACCGCTCCTCCACGAAGACCGAGACATTGTCCATGGCCCGGCCCAGCTCGCCCGGGAGACCATCGAGGGCCTCGGCCACCAGCTCCTCGAAGCGGGCGTCCGGGACCACGACCATGGGACCAGCATCCCACCCGGCCGGTACCGGGCCGTCGGGGCAGGTGGGGGGCCCTCGGAGGTGGGTTTCGGCCCGGAACCCGAGGAACGACGGGCGAGCGTGGCGAATATAGGCAGCGTTCACGACGCGCCTGGGTGGGCCGGGCCCACAGGCGGGCGATGCCCTCCAGGACCTCGAGACGGTTTACCCTCGCCGCCACCATGCCCCCCATGGCCTTCCTGTGAATCTCGTCGACATCGTCCTCCTGGTTCTCCTGGTTGCCTCGATCGTCCACGGGGTCCGGCTCGGCGCCGCCATCCAGGTGCTGTCGTTCGGCGGCTTCTGGTTGGGGCTGTTCCTCGGCGCGCTGCTGGCGCCCACGGTGGCCAACGCAGTGTCCGGCTCGGTCGCCAAGGCCGCCATCTCCCTGGTCGTCGTCTTCGGGCTGGCGGCGATCCTCGGCGGCATCGGCCGCGTCTTCGGCGTCCGCCTCTGGCGCGTGCTCCACCGGGCCCGGCTGGCCGCGGCCGACGCTGGTCTCGGCGCCGTGATCGCATTCGTCGCCACGCTGCTCGCCTCGTGGCTCGTGGCCAGCATCCTCGTCAGCGCCCCGGCCCCCCGCCTGAGCTCGGAGATCCGGGGTTCCGCGATCCTCGGGGCACTGGACGGGGTCCTGCCTCCGGCGCCCTCGGTGTTCGCCCGCATCCAGCGGCTCATCAACACCGGGGGCTTCCCCACCGTCTTCGCCCAGCTGCCGCCCGCCAGCACGGGCCCCGTCACGCTGCCGACGGCTCCGGCGCTGCGAGCGGCGACCTTGGCCGCGGCGCCATCCACCGTGAAGATCCAAGGCGTCGGGTGCGGGCAGATCCAGGAGGGCTCCGGCTTCGTCGTGGCGCCGAACCTCGTGGTGACCAACGCCCACGTCGTCGCCGGCATCCTCAGCCCGAGGGTCTACGACCGCGCCGGGTCGCACCGCAGCGTGCCTGTCCTGTTCGACCCTTCCTTCGATCTCGCTGTGCTGCGCACGACCGGGCTCGCCGATCCCCCCTTGAACCTGCTGGGCACCAACGTGGGTCGAGGCACCCAGGGGGCCGTGCTCGGCTATCCGGGGGGTGGGCCCTTCGACGTCGAGCCGGCAGGCGTGTTGCAGGAGTTCGATGCCACCGGTCGCGACATCTACGGCCAAGGGCTCACCACGCGCCCCGTCTACGAGCTCCAGTCGGTCGTTCGCCCCGGCAACTCCGGAGGTCCGCTGGTCGAGCCGGACGGCACCGTCATCGGAGTGGTCTTCTCCCGCTCGGCGGCGGACCCCAACATCGGCTACGCCCTCGCGTCTCCGGGAGTGAACACCAGAGTCCATCAGGCCGAGGCGACGACCAGCTCGAGCGGCACGGGAGCCTGCGCCGGCTGAGTCGCTGGTCCCTCGTTGCTGGCGGCGTCGCCGCCTCCGGCGCCAGGCCGTCGGTAAGGTTGCCCAGTGGCTCAGCGCATCGAGGACTACGGCATCATCGGCGACACCCATACGGCGGCGCTCGTCGGGCGCGACGGCTCGATCGACTGGCTGTGCCTTCCCCGTTTCGACTCCCAGGCCTGCTTCGCCAAGCTGTTGGGTGACGACGAGAACGGCTACTGGCGGATAGCTCCGGTGGGTCCGGTGCGTGCCACCCGTCGCCGGTACCGGGGCGACTCACTGGTTCTCGAGACAGAGTTCGACACCGACGAAGGCACGGCCCGCGTGGTCGACTGCATGCCCGTACGTGAGCAGTATCCCGAGGTGACCCGCCTGGTGGAGGGAGTCAAGGGGCGCGTCGAGATGCGCATGGACCTGGTGATCCGATTCGACTACGGGAGCGTGATGCCGTGGGTCCGCCGCGTCGACGGGCGGCTGGTCGCCACCGCCGGGCCCGATGCGGTGTGTCTCTGGACCCCGCTGCACACGCGGGGCGAGAAGTTCACCACGGTGGCCGACTTCTCGGTCCACGAGGGCCAGCGGGTCCCTTTCATGTTCACCTCCTACCCGTCGCACGAGTCGCCGCCGCGCCCGTCCGACGCCCCCTACGTCGTTCAGGAGACCGAGCAGTACTGGCAGGAGTGGTCCGACCGGTGCACGTACGAGGGTGACTGGGGTGAGGCGGTCGGTCGCTCCCTTCTCACCCTCAAGGCGCTCACCTACGAGCCCACCGGCGGCATCGTGGCCGCCGCGACCACGTCGCTTCCCGAGCAGCTGGGAGGGATCCGCAACTGGGACTACCGCTACTGCTGGCTCAGAGATGCCACCCTCACCCTCGACTCGCTCATGGTTGCGGGCTACATCGAAGAGGCCGAGTCCTGGCGGGACTGGCTCCTGCGGGCGGTGGCCGGCGACCCGTCCGACCTCCAGATCATGTACGGGCCGGCGGGAGAGCGGCGCCTCACCGAGTTCGAGGTTCCCTGGCTGCCCGGGTACGAAGGATCGAGCCCGGTTCGCGTGGGGAACGCCGCCTCCGACCAGTTCCAGCTGGACGTCTACGGCGAGGTCATGGACGCGCTCTACCTCGCCCGCGAGCGCGACATCGATCCGGTGCCTGCGGCGTGGGACCTCCAGCTCAAGCTGATGGAGTTCCTCGAGTCGGGCTGGCGTGAGCCCGACGACGGCATCTGGGAGATGCGCGGGCCACGGCGCCACTTCACCCATTCCAAGGTGATGGCGTGGGTGGCCATGGACCGAGCTGTCAAGAGCGTCGAGCGCTTCGTTCGGGTCGAGGGTCCGGTCGACAAGTGGCGAGCCCTGCGCCAGGAGATCCACGACGAGGTGTGCGCCAAGGGTTGGAACGCCGAGGTGGGGGCATTCACCCAGTACTACGGAGGCGACGAGCTCGACGCCAGCGTGCTGATGATGCCGCTCGTGGGATTCCTGCCGGCGACCGACCCGCGGGTGACCGCGACGATGGACGCCATCTCGCGCCAGCTGCTGGTCGACGGCCTCGTCCTCCGTTACAAGGCTGACAGCGCCTCCCACGTCGACGGGCTGACCGGTGGTGAGGGCGCCTTTCTTCCCTGCTCGTTCTGGCTGGCGGAGAACCTGGCGCTCAGCGGCCGGGAAGACGAGGGACGGGCCCTCTTCGAGCGGCTGCTCGGACTGGCTAACGACCTGGGCCTCCTTGCCGAGGAGTACGACACCAAGGCGGGGCGTCAGGTCGGCAACTTCCCCCAGGCCTTCACGCACATGTCGCTGGTGAGCGCGGCTCAGTGTCTGTCCGGGCGCCCCAGCCAGGACTCGACGGAGGCCAAGTAAGGCTTCTCGAGCGGCCACCGTCGTCGTTCGAGCACCGAGACGAGCCACGCTAACGTCAATGGCCGTGGCGACCACCATCGTGCCCGGGGTGACCGAGATCGACACGCGGCTCGGAGGCTGGGATCGCGTGACCGCGGGCTACCTGGTCGACGGGCCCGCGCCGGTCCTGGTGGAGACCGGCAGCCAGAGCTCGGTTCCCGTCCTCCTCGCCGCGCTGGACGAGCTCGGGATGGCTGCTGACGACCTGGCTGGCGTCGCCGTCACCCACATCCACCTCGATCACGCCGGCGGGGTGGGCGACGTGGCCAAGGCCTTCCCGCGGGCGACCGTCTACGTGCACGAGAAGGGCGCCCGTCACCTGGTCGACCCGGCTCGGCTGGTCGACTCGGCCGCTCGCGTCTACGGCGACCTCCTCGATTCCCTCTACGGTCGACTCGACCCGACTCCCTCGGAGCGGATCCATGTCCTGGCCGACGGTGAGGCCATCCAGGTTGGCGACGGTCGAGTTCTCACGGCCATCGACTCACCCGGCCACGCCCGGCACCACCTGGGCCTTCACGACTCCCGGAGCGGCATCCTCTTCGCCGGTGACGCGGTCGGTGTGCGCCTACCTGACGCGGGCGTGCTGCGTCCGGCCGCGCCGCCACCCGATTTCGACCTCGACCAGGCCCTCCACTCGCTCCATCGCTTCGCCGAGCGTCGGCCCGCGGCGCTGGCGTTGGCCCACTACGGCGTCCTGTCGGATCCGCAGGACCTGCTCGCCGAGGCGGAGGTCACGCTCAGGGCGTGGGCCGACGAGGCGGAGCGGGCCTGGCGGGAGGGCCGGGACATCGCCGACGCCCTCGCCCACGCCTTCGGCGCCGACCTCGAGATGGTCGACCCGGTCCAGCGGGAGAAGCTGGAGACGCTCAACGGGGTCCACTCGAACGCGGCCGGGTTGAGGCGGTGGCTAGAGTCCCGCGCTGGCCCGGACCAGCCGACCTGAGTCAGCGGGACCGGGAACTCACTCTGGACATGGGCCTGGGAGGATGAGGCGATGATCGGTAACCGGCTGGCACTGATGGCTGCCACGTGCGCCCTGGTGGCGACGGCGGCCTGCTCGTCGGCCCAGAACGTCCCGGTCCAGTCGGCCTCCGGATCGCCGGATTCCCCGCCGGCAACCGGGCCGGTGGCGGCGACGGTCACGCTCATCAACACCAGCTTTGCGCCGTCGGTGGTCGCCATCAACGCCGGTCAGACCGTCGAGTGGAAGTGGGACGACGGTCAGGTCCCCCACAACGTGACCTTCGACACCTTCCACAGCTCGACGAAGGTCGCGGGCACCTACTTCCACACCTTCAACACGCCGGGCGTCTACAACTACCGCTGCACCATCCACATCAACATGGTCGGCACCGTCGTGGTCAGGTGAGCGGCTCGGACAGGGTGCTGAACGCGGGACGGAGATGGCCGGCGTCGTTGTAGCAGCGGATGACCCAGCGGTCTCCGGTCACGACGAGGTGGGAGATGGCGCCATTGTCCGATCCGGTGAACGCGAGGGCGCCCGACCCGCACGCCTGGGCCAGGATCCGGCCGATCGTCCCGCCATGGCTGAACACCGCGACACATTGATCGTGGTGGCGCTCGGCGATCCGCTCGATCGCGGCCCGGACCCGGGCGGCGAACGCGTCAGCGGGCTCGGCGCCGGGGATGAGGTCCCACCGCTGCTCAGCGAACACTCGCTGCAGGAGGGGGTTTCCCTCGGCGACATGGCGGCGTAGGGCGCCGCCCTCCCATTCCCCGAGGTGCACCTCTCGCAGGTCGGGCTCCACGATCGGAGACAGCCCGAGGCGCTCGGCCAGGGGCGCCGCCGTCTGGACCGTCCGGCGCAGGTTCGTGACGTAGATGGCGGCGATGCCCTCCGCTTGGAGCCGCCCGGCGACCCGTTGCGCCTGCTCGTAACCTTCGGGGTGCAGGCCGGGGTCGCCCTGGCCGTCCACCATGGGGAACGGCTCGTCCGGACGGGCCGGCTCGGACTCCCCGTGCCGGACGAGCAGCAGCTCGGTCGCCCCTGACGGGCGGAC encodes the following:
- a CDS encoding MarP family serine protease; translation: MNLVDIVLLVLLVASIVHGVRLGAAIQVLSFGGFWLGLFLGALLAPTVANAVSGSVAKAAISLVVVFGLAAILGGIGRVFGVRLWRVLHRARLAAADAGLGAVIAFVATLLASWLVASILVSAPAPRLSSEIRGSAILGALDGVLPPAPSVFARIQRLINTGGFPTVFAQLPPASTGPVTLPTAPALRAATLAAAPSTVKIQGVGCGQIQEGSGFVVAPNLVVTNAHVVAGILSPRVYDRAGSHRSVPVLFDPSFDLAVLRTTGLADPPLNLLGTNVGRGTQGAVLGYPGGGPFDVEPAGVLQEFDATGRDIYGQGLTTRPVYELQSVVRPGNSGGPLVEPDGTVIGVVFSRSAADPNIGYALASPGVNTRVHQAEATTSSSGTGACAG
- a CDS encoding MBL fold metallo-hydrolase, giving the protein MATTIVPGVTEIDTRLGGWDRVTAGYLVDGPAPVLVETGSQSSVPVLLAALDELGMAADDLAGVAVTHIHLDHAGGVGDVAKAFPRATVYVHEKGARHLVDPARLVDSAARVYGDLLDSLYGRLDPTPSERIHVLADGEAIQVGDGRVLTAIDSPGHARHHLGLHDSRSGILFAGDAVGVRLPDAGVLRPAAPPPDFDLDQALHSLHRFAERRPAALALAHYGVLSDPQDLLAEAEVTLRAWADEAERAWREGRDIADALAHAFGADLEMVDPVQREKLETLNGVHSNAAGLRRWLESRAGPDQPT
- a CDS encoding metallopeptidase family protein, producing MVVVPDARFEELVAEALDGLPGELGRAMDNVSVFVEERSRRGNLLGLYEGIPLTQRASGYSGMVMPDRITIFRQPICAVCETEAEVVQQVRRTVVHEVAHHFGIDDARLAQLGWD
- a CDS encoding histidine phosphatase family protein; translated protein: PGRRKYRPRSRHDASWRAMLGYSPSAASPGRAAGGYVTQANEYRQHRFVRPSGATELLLVRHGESEPARPDEPFPMVDGQGDPGLHPEGYEQAQRVAGRLQAEGIAAIYVTNLRRTVQTAAPLAERLGLSPIVEPDLREVHLGEWEGGALRRHVAEGNPLLQRVFAEQRWDLIPGAEPADAFAARVRAAIERIAERHHDQCVAVFSHGGTIGRILAQACGSGALAFTGSDNGAISHLVVTGDRWVIRCYNDAGHLRPAFSTLSEPLT
- a CDS encoding plastocyanin/azurin family copper-binding protein, producing MIGNRLALMAATCALVATAACSSAQNVPVQSASGSPDSPPATGPVAATVTLINTSFAPSVVAINAGQTVEWKWDDGQVPHNVTFDTFHSSTKVAGTYFHTFNTPGVYNYRCTIHINMVGTVVVR
- a CDS encoding glycoside hydrolase family 15 protein → MAQRIEDYGIIGDTHTAALVGRDGSIDWLCLPRFDSQACFAKLLGDDENGYWRIAPVGPVRATRRRYRGDSLVLETEFDTDEGTARVVDCMPVREQYPEVTRLVEGVKGRVEMRMDLVIRFDYGSVMPWVRRVDGRLVATAGPDAVCLWTPLHTRGEKFTTVADFSVHEGQRVPFMFTSYPSHESPPRPSDAPYVVQETEQYWQEWSDRCTYEGDWGEAVGRSLLTLKALTYEPTGGIVAAATTSLPEQLGGIRNWDYRYCWLRDATLTLDSLMVAGYIEEAESWRDWLLRAVAGDPSDLQIMYGPAGERRLTEFEVPWLPGYEGSSPVRVGNAASDQFQLDVYGEVMDALYLARERDIDPVPAAWDLQLKLMEFLESGWREPDDGIWEMRGPRRHFTHSKVMAWVAMDRAVKSVERFVRVEGPVDKWRALRQEIHDEVCAKGWNAEVGAFTQYYGGDELDASVLMMPLVGFLPATDPRVTATMDAISRQLLVDGLVLRYKADSASHVDGLTGGEGAFLPCSFWLAENLALSGREDEGRALFERLLGLANDLGLLAEEYDTKAGRQVGNFPQAFTHMSLVSAAQCLSGRPSQDSTEAK